Proteins from a genomic interval of Betta splendens chromosome 10, fBetSpl5.4, whole genome shotgun sequence:
- the tmem126a gene encoding transmembrane protein 126A produces MSENIRKDSVSGKALSRAVISEMLLENFDRLPDIDKKLFAYGGFYLAGNAGIAGLIANSFYRRVLNVSQARITSSLPMAALPFLTTVALYTATVSSPLLAGDLNCPTCVLMRGALVGVVGGAVYPILLALPMNVGLASRYSTAPMPEKGNMLRYWVDISRPVLRKMRAVFLLQALFGTYLSRRHFETYTKLAEITFGPGEEHVED; encoded by the coding sequence ATGTCGGAAAACATTCGGAAGGATAGCGTCTCGGGAAAGGCGCTCAGCAGAGCGGTGATCAGTGAAATGTTATTGGAGAATTTCGACAGACTGCCTGACATTGACAAGAAGCTCTTCGCGTATGGAGGCTTTTATTTGGCGGGAAACGCCGGTATCGCCGGGCTGATAGCCAACAGCTTCTATCGCAGAGTCTTGAACGTGTCTCAGGCGCGGATCACCTCCAGCCTGCCGATGGCCGCGCTGCCTTTTCTGACAACAGTTGCGCTGTATACCGCAACGGTGTCCAGCCCCCTTTTGGCCGGAGACCTCAACTGTCCTACGTGCGTGCTGATGCGGGGTGCCCTTGTTGGCGTGGTCGGTGGCGCCGTGTACCCCATCCTCCTGGCCTTACCCATGAACGTAGGCCTCGCATCCAGGTACAGCACAGCCCCGATGCCGGAGAAGGGCAACATGCTCCGGTACTGGGTGGACATCTCCAGACCGGTCCTGAGGAAGATGAGGGCGGTGTTTCTGCTGCAGGCCCTTTTCGGCACCTACTTGAGCAGGAGGCACTTTGAAACCTACACCAAACTCGCTGAGATAACATTTGGCCCAGGAGAAGAGCACGTTGAAGACTga
- the clk4a gene encoding dual specificity protein kinase CLK4 isoform X3 produces the protein MSEVQVLKQLGSLDSDMRYACVQMLDWFDYHGHICIAFELLGLSTYDFLKENNFQPFPIEHIRHMAYQIIRAVQFLHKNKLTHTDLKPENILFINSEYDLEYNPAMKQDERTLRNPDVKIVDFGNATYEHEHHTSVVSTRHYRAPEVILDLGWDHSCDVWSIGCILIEYYLGTTLFQTHDSKEHLAMMERVLGPIPTDLLQKTKKRRYVHRCKLDWDAHSSSGRYVRKHCKPLKNYMVSKSEDHLRLFDLIQKMMEYNPAKRLSLEQALRHPFFACYYKSVSKGSRSSSKSSSRSSSSSSSGSKKD, from the exons ATGTCTGAGGTACAGGTGCTTAAGCAGCTCGGCTCCCTCGACTCAGACATGCGATA TGCTTGTGTACAAATGCTGGACTGGTTTGATTACCACGGCCACATTTGTATTGCTTTTGAGCTGCTTGGCCTCAGTACTTATGATTTTCTGAAGGAGAACAATTTCCAGCCTTTTCCTATTGAACACATCAGGCACATGGCATACCAGATAATTCGAGCTGTTCAAT TTCTGCATAAAAACAAGCTGACTCACACAGACCTGAAGCCTGAGAATATTCTCTTCATTAATTCAGAATATGATTTGGAGTACAATCCTGCCATG AAACAAGATGAAAGAACATTGAGGAATCCAGATGTGAAAATTGTGGACTTTGGCAACGCCACATACGAACATGAGCACCACACCTCAGTAGTGTCGACACGTCACTACCGTGCTCCTGAAGTCATTTTAG ATCTGGGCTGGGACCATTCCTGTGATGTCTGGAGTATCGGCTGTATACTCATTGAGTACTACCTTGGCACTACACTTTTCCAG ACACATGACAGTAAAGAGCACCTTGCTATGATGGAGAGAGTCCTGGGCCCCATTCCCACAGACCTCCTACAGAAAACCAA GAAACGAAGGTATGTTCATCGATGCAAATTAGACTGGGATGCACACAGCTCATCTGGGAGATATGTAAGAAAACACTGCAAACCCCTGAAG AATTACATGGTGTCAAAGAGTGAAGACCACCTGAGGCTGTTTGATCTGATACAGAAGATGATGGAGTATAACCCCGCTAAGCGTCTCAGTCTGGAGCAGGCTCTCAGACACCCATTCTTCGCTTGCTATTACAAGAGCGTCAGTAAAGgtagtagaagcagcagcaaaagtagtagcagaagcagcagcagcagcagcagtggcagcaaGAAAGACTGA
- the clk4a gene encoding dual specificity protein kinase CLK4 isoform X2 encodes MRHSKRMRSPGVWLDEYSWEERMECRKRRKRESHSSERENRSRRVQRHHNMHYLENRSLNQRLDPREGQTRDHSLDMTCEDDSRDGTCKERDHDWHHYSKSSGRSGRSRRSSRRHRDGKHMRSHLRHRSSSRRSHHRRSRKRSRSFEDDGEGHLIYHSGDMLRARYEIVCTLGEGAFGKVVECIDHSNDGARVALKIIKNIDRYRDAAMSEVQVLKQLGSLDSDMRYACVQMLDWFDYHGHICIAFELLGLSTYDFLKENNFQPFPIEHIRHMAYQIIRAVQFLHKNKLTHTDLKPENILFINSEYDLEYNPAMKQDERTLRNPDVKIVDFGNATYEHEHHTSVVSTRHYRAPEVILDLGWDHSCDVWSIGCILIEYYLGTTLFQTHDSKEHLAMMERVLGPIPTDLLQKTKKRRYVHRCKLDWDAHSSSGRYVRKHCKPLKNYMVSKSEDHLRLFDLIQKMMEYNPAKRLSLEQALRHPFFACYYKSVSKGSRSSSKSSSRSSSSSSSGSKKD; translated from the exons ATGCGCCACTCGAAGCGAATGCGCTCCCCCGGTGTGTGGCTCGACGAGTacagctgggaggagaggatggagtgTCGCAAACGCAGGAAGAGGGAGTCGCACAGCAGCGAGCGAGAGAACCGGTCCAGGAGAGTTCAACGTCACCACAACAT GCACTATCTGGAGAACCGCAGtttgaaccagaggctggacccacgGGAAGGACAAACCCGCGACCATAGTTTGGACATGACCTGTGAGGATGACAGTCGTGACGGCACCTGTAAAGAAAGAGACCATGATTGGCACCATTACAGCAAGTCATCAGGACGTAGTGGTCGAAGCCGGCGAAGCAGCCGCAGACACAGAGATGGAAAACACATGCGTAGCCACTTGCGGCACAGGTCCTCATCG aggaggagccaTCACCGCAGGAGCAGGAAAAGATCCAGGAGTTTTGAGGATGATGGCGAGGGTCACCTCATCTATCACAGTGGAGACATGCTGAGAGCGAGAT ATGAGATTGTGTGTACTCTAGGAGAGGGTGCCTTTGGGAAGGTTGTTGAATGCATTGATCATTCAAA tgatgGAGCTCGAGTGGCTCTGAAGATCATAAAAAACATAGATCGCTACCGTGATGCAGCTATGTCTGAGGTACAGGTGCTTAAGCAGCTCGGCTCCCTCGACTCAGACATGCGATA TGCTTGTGTACAAATGCTGGACTGGTTTGATTACCACGGCCACATTTGTATTGCTTTTGAGCTGCTTGGCCTCAGTACTTATGATTTTCTGAAGGAGAACAATTTCCAGCCTTTTCCTATTGAACACATCAGGCACATGGCATACCAGATAATTCGAGCTGTTCAAT TTCTGCATAAAAACAAGCTGACTCACACAGACCTGAAGCCTGAGAATATTCTCTTCATTAATTCAGAATATGATTTGGAGTACAATCCTGCCATG AAACAAGATGAAAGAACATTGAGGAATCCAGATGTGAAAATTGTGGACTTTGGCAACGCCACATACGAACATGAGCACCACACCTCAGTAGTGTCGACACGTCACTACCGTGCTCCTGAAGTCATTTTAG ATCTGGGCTGGGACCATTCCTGTGATGTCTGGAGTATCGGCTGTATACTCATTGAGTACTACCTTGGCACTACACTTTTCCAG ACACATGACAGTAAAGAGCACCTTGCTATGATGGAGAGAGTCCTGGGCCCCATTCCCACAGACCTCCTACAGAAAACCAA GAAACGAAGGTATGTTCATCGATGCAAATTAGACTGGGATGCACACAGCTCATCTGGGAGATATGTAAGAAAACACTGCAAACCCCTGAAG AATTACATGGTGTCAAAGAGTGAAGACCACCTGAGGCTGTTTGATCTGATACAGAAGATGATGGAGTATAACCCCGCTAAGCGTCTCAGTCTGGAGCAGGCTCTCAGACACCCATTCTTCGCTTGCTATTACAAGAGCGTCAGTAAAGgtagtagaagcagcagcaaaagtagtagcagaagcagcagcagcagcagcagtggcagcaaGAAAGACTGA
- the clk4a gene encoding dual specificity protein kinase CLK4 isoform X1, with protein sequence MRHSKRMRSPGVWLDEYSWEERMECRKRRKRESHSSERENRSRRVQRHHNMYDGHYLENRSLNQRLDPREGQTRDHSLDMTCEDDSRDGTCKERDHDWHHYSKSSGRSGRSRRSSRRHRDGKHMRSHLRHRSSSRRSHHRRSRKRSRSFEDDGEGHLIYHSGDMLRARYEIVCTLGEGAFGKVVECIDHSNDGARVALKIIKNIDRYRDAAMSEVQVLKQLGSLDSDMRYACVQMLDWFDYHGHICIAFELLGLSTYDFLKENNFQPFPIEHIRHMAYQIIRAVQFLHKNKLTHTDLKPENILFINSEYDLEYNPAMKQDERTLRNPDVKIVDFGNATYEHEHHTSVVSTRHYRAPEVILDLGWDHSCDVWSIGCILIEYYLGTTLFQTHDSKEHLAMMERVLGPIPTDLLQKTKKRRYVHRCKLDWDAHSSSGRYVRKHCKPLKNYMVSKSEDHLRLFDLIQKMMEYNPAKRLSLEQALRHPFFACYYKSVSKGSRSSSKSSSRSSSSSSSGSKKD encoded by the exons ATGCGCCACTCGAAGCGAATGCGCTCCCCCGGTGTGTGGCTCGACGAGTacagctgggaggagaggatggagtgTCGCAAACGCAGGAAGAGGGAGTCGCACAGCAGCGAGCGAGAGAACCGGTCCAGGAGAGTTCAACGTCACCACAACATGTATGACGG GCACTATCTGGAGAACCGCAGtttgaaccagaggctggacccacgGGAAGGACAAACCCGCGACCATAGTTTGGACATGACCTGTGAGGATGACAGTCGTGACGGCACCTGTAAAGAAAGAGACCATGATTGGCACCATTACAGCAAGTCATCAGGACGTAGTGGTCGAAGCCGGCGAAGCAGCCGCAGACACAGAGATGGAAAACACATGCGTAGCCACTTGCGGCACAGGTCCTCATCG aggaggagccaTCACCGCAGGAGCAGGAAAAGATCCAGGAGTTTTGAGGATGATGGCGAGGGTCACCTCATCTATCACAGTGGAGACATGCTGAGAGCGAGAT ATGAGATTGTGTGTACTCTAGGAGAGGGTGCCTTTGGGAAGGTTGTTGAATGCATTGATCATTCAAA tgatgGAGCTCGAGTGGCTCTGAAGATCATAAAAAACATAGATCGCTACCGTGATGCAGCTATGTCTGAGGTACAGGTGCTTAAGCAGCTCGGCTCCCTCGACTCAGACATGCGATA TGCTTGTGTACAAATGCTGGACTGGTTTGATTACCACGGCCACATTTGTATTGCTTTTGAGCTGCTTGGCCTCAGTACTTATGATTTTCTGAAGGAGAACAATTTCCAGCCTTTTCCTATTGAACACATCAGGCACATGGCATACCAGATAATTCGAGCTGTTCAAT TTCTGCATAAAAACAAGCTGACTCACACAGACCTGAAGCCTGAGAATATTCTCTTCATTAATTCAGAATATGATTTGGAGTACAATCCTGCCATG AAACAAGATGAAAGAACATTGAGGAATCCAGATGTGAAAATTGTGGACTTTGGCAACGCCACATACGAACATGAGCACCACACCTCAGTAGTGTCGACACGTCACTACCGTGCTCCTGAAGTCATTTTAG ATCTGGGCTGGGACCATTCCTGTGATGTCTGGAGTATCGGCTGTATACTCATTGAGTACTACCTTGGCACTACACTTTTCCAG ACACATGACAGTAAAGAGCACCTTGCTATGATGGAGAGAGTCCTGGGCCCCATTCCCACAGACCTCCTACAGAAAACCAA GAAACGAAGGTATGTTCATCGATGCAAATTAGACTGGGATGCACACAGCTCATCTGGGAGATATGTAAGAAAACACTGCAAACCCCTGAAG AATTACATGGTGTCAAAGAGTGAAGACCACCTGAGGCTGTTTGATCTGATACAGAAGATGATGGAGTATAACCCCGCTAAGCGTCTCAGTCTGGAGCAGGCTCTCAGACACCCATTCTTCGCTTGCTATTACAAGAGCGTCAGTAAAGgtagtagaagcagcagcaaaagtagtagcagaagcagcagcagcagcagcagtggcagcaaGAAAGACTGA